The DNA window CACAAAGCTGCCCAGCAATTCCCCACCCCCTTCGACGATCACATTGGTCATGCCCAACGAACCAAGATGAGCGACCGCTTCGCGGACCCCTTCCACGGGGTCGGCGGTTCCGCAGCGAAATACGGTGGCTCCAAGTTGCTCCAGCGGATTCAAAGACTCGTCACCAAGTGACTCCGAAGCGATCAATAACAGCGGAATGTCTCGGGCGGATTGGATCAATTTTGACGACGCGTCTGGTACTCTGCGTGAGCAAAACACGACTCGGGTGGCGGTGCGAGGACCCGCTGGACGAGCAGTCAACAGGGGGTCGTCCGCCAGCACCGTCCCCATCCCGACGAGGATCGCATCGGATCGGCCGCGAAGTTGGTGGACGTCACACCGTGATTCGTCACCCGTGATCCATTGGCTTTGACCAATCGTGGTTGCAATCCGTCCATCGACCGTCATCGCCCATTTCGCGACGCACCAGGGCCGACCGGTTTGGATTCGTTTCAGGTAGGCGATGTTCAACTCACGAGCTTCGGCGTCCATCACCCCGGACACGGTTTCGATTCCCGCTTGTTGCAAATCGGTCAGTCCGCCGCCATTGACCTGATCAAACGGATCCCCCATCGCAACGACAACCCGTCGCACTCCGGCTTCGATCAGCGCATGAGTGCAAGGTGGCGTTTTGCCAAAATGACAACAGGGCTCTAACGTGACATACACGGTCGCCCCCGATGGATCACCGCAGGAGCGAAGCGCGTTTACCTCCGCGTGTGCTTCACCAAATCGCTCGTGAAAACCCTGGCCGATGACCTTGCCACCACGAACGATCACACAACCGACCATTGGATTCGGTTCGACATACCCGCGTCCTTGCTCGGCCAGCTGCAACGCCAAACGCATGAATTCCGCATCACTCGGCTCGGATTCGCAGTGGAGTACAGCATCATTCATCGCAATCGCCCTTTTAATCCATGCCGGGAACCCATAACTTGCTCCCCCCATCGCCTTGAGAGGGAGCGGAAGGTGCCGCAGTCGGATTGTCGGGGGTCCACAGCCCGCCGCCCGATTCGGCGGCCGGTGCAGCGCCCGCGTTGGGCGGGGCTTGCCGCGGCGAGCCGTCTGGGCGAATCAATCCGTAGGACATCAACATCTGTTGCAACTGCGCCATCACTTCGGGCTCGTTGCTATGACGCGTCGTCAGGGTTGCGATCGCTTGCTGAAAACCTTCGCCATCGCCTGCTTGCAAACGCAATCCGACTTCGCTCAACAGCAAACTCGCACTCGGCAAACTGTTGGCTTCGGCAAACGCCTTGGCTTCTTCAAGCGTGCGAAGCGCCTCTGCGTTGCCGCTGGCAGCGTTGATCAACGTTTGGTAAGCCAACATCTTTGCCATCTGCATTTCGGCCGGCAATTCCGCGTCGATGATCCGTTTGGCAAACTGCCGAACGGCCGGAGTTGCTGAAATCTGTTGCGCTCGTTGTAGCAAATACAGGCACGAATCCTCGTTCAGTTCAGCAGAATCGATACGGTTCAAGTCGGTATTGGCTACCGTTTCAATTTGCTCGTTGGTCAAATGGATCGTGGGGAGCGGTTCGAGTTTGGCCAACGCGTAGACCTTGGACAAACAATCCTCCGATTTGGAAACAATCGCATCGTATTGCTCGACGACGCGCATTACTACCGTTCTCTCGAACAGCTTCGATGCATCTTCGGCGGTCTCAATCAACGAAGCATCACCGAGAATCGCCAACTTGGTCGACGCGATCGATTGCGGCAACCGCTGCTCAACAAGCTTGCTCTGCATTTGCTCCGCTTCCG is part of the Novipirellula artificiosorum genome and encodes:
- the ribD gene encoding bifunctional diaminohydroxyphosphoribosylaminopyrimidine deaminase/5-amino-6-(5-phosphoribosylamino)uracil reductase RibD — translated: MNDAVLHCESEPSDAEFMRLALQLAEQGRGYVEPNPMVGCVIVRGGKVIGQGFHERFGEAHAEVNALRSCGDPSGATVYVTLEPCCHFGKTPPCTHALIEAGVRRVVVAMGDPFDQVNGGGLTDLQQAGIETVSGVMDAEARELNIAYLKRIQTGRPWCVAKWAMTVDGRIATTIGQSQWITGDESRCDVHQLRGRSDAILVGMGTVLADDPLLTARPAGPRTATRVVFCSRRVPDASSKLIQSARDIPLLLIASESLGDESLNPLEQLGATVFRCGTADPVEGVREAVAHLGSLGMTNVIVEGGGELLGSFVQSGQIDEYHVYMGAKVFGGRTAPGPIGGPGFEQLTDAVALRLIRTAQIGEDVKLVYRGGC